The genomic DNA TTGCTATTTCCAAACAGGACTTATAACAGCTTGCCAATGCTTCACAGTCTTCATCAGAAGGTCTTGATCCTTGAGGAATTGCGGGTCCGACAGTGTGAATTACATATTTTGAAGGCAGGTTATATGCTCCGGTGATTTTTGCCTTGCCCACCTTTTCATCCTCATTCTGTATTTTCATTATCGTATTGCATTCATCCCGTAGCTGGACGCCTGCCGCTGAGTGAATAACATTATCAATGCAGTTGTGTAGAGGTATAAAACAGCCTAATAACTTTGAGTTTGCAGCATTGACAATTGCATCAGCTTTTAAGGTTGCAATATCACCCTGCCAAAGCATTAGTTTACCATTGACCTCTTCGATATCCTCAACAGATGTCAAATCTTTGTTTAATGTTTCGTTTGTTAAAAAATCATCCTGAACTTTTAAAAATTCATCAGACACTTTAGAAGGCATTCTAACATTCATCAGTGCACGCAGCAAATTTCTTTTATCATCATAATCCTGTGGAATTTCAATTGACTCTTTTCTTTCATCTATCAAGTAATTAATTAAAAAATCTAATTGTTCGCGTGTATTCATTTAATCCCTCCTAATTTGTTAATAATAATTTATTTTTAGTATTTAAATGATTTTTGTAACTTTTAGGAAACCATGTAACTAAAAAGTAACTAATAAATAATAATTTAATCAAACTATGACTATGAACACCGAAAAAATAGTTTGTCCTGTTGACAGAACTTTAAACCTAATCAATAAAAAATGGAGCATACAAATCATAAGGGATATGTTTTTTGGCAAAAAGCATTTCAAGGAATTTAAAGAGGATAAACCTAAATTAAGCAATAAAGTCCTATCAAATTGTTTAAAAGAACTGGAAGAAAACGGACTTATTGAAAAACATGTTCTGGACACAACTCCCATAACTACAGAATATCACTTGACTGAATACGGCAAATCAATGAACAAAATCATCTATGAACTCGCAATGTTCACATTACATGATGCAAATGACAACAGTTACTCTGACGAAATTAGAAATGATTTGAAAAAAACATTTAAAGAAAAATTAGAGATAAATGATTAAAATGAGAGGTAAAATATATATTGTTGGAATCGGACCCGGTGCAAGCGAATATTTGACAAAAAAGGCTATCGATACTGTCAGGTCAAGTGACTATACCGTCGGCAGCACCCGTGCAATAGACCTGTTTGATGATGTGGCAGGCAAAATTGCTTTTAACGTTAAAGATTTGGTGGATAAACTGGAAGAGGGTGTTCAACTGGCTTGCGACGGCAATACGGTTTCAATATTGTCAACAGGAGACCCTGGTTTTTCAGGTGTTCTAAATACTGTTTTAAGAATTTCAGCTGAAAAGGACTTCCCAAAGGAAAACATTGAAGTGGTGCCGGGAATCAGTTCCCTCCAGCTTGCGGCTGCAAAATGCCACATCCAATGGGACAATGCCAACGTGATGACTTTTCACGGAAGAGAAAATATAGAAGACATCTTGCCGGTTATCAACAATGGAAAAGTGACCATAGCTCTTCCTTCTCGTAAAGTTAAGGATATGGCGCAATTCCTTCTGGACAACGGCGTTGAACCGGACAGGAAAGTTGTCGTGTGTGAGCGCTTAAGCTATCCTGACGAAAAAATTGTAGAGTCCAGTTTAAAAGACATTGCTCAGAGTGAATTTACCTATATGTGCATTATTGTTATATATTAGAGTTATTTACTCTTAAAATTCATTTTAAAAGTTATTTACTATTTAATTTTAAAAATAAAGTTCATATATTAAGTTCTTCATACTTTATTTGTTGATTTAGTTAAAAATTAACAATTAAGGTAGATATTATGAACATGAAAATAAACACCACATGTTTCATTTTATTGCTTCTACTTTTAATAACGGCCGTTTCGGCTGCAGACAATGAAAATGAAACATTAGAAATGATTTCACAACCTGATTCCAGCAAGGATTTATGTAGTGTTAGTGTAGAAAGTAATGACGAACTGCAGAAAACAGATGACGAGAAATTAAGCGAGACAGTCATATACAGCACTCTGATTAAAGAAGGTACAAAGAAAAAAGTTACTTTGAGTGCGCCTAATGTAAAGATGTATTACAAGGACGGCAGCAAATTTACAGCAACTTTAAAATATCAGAAAATGCTAATCGAAAACGCTAAAATCAAAATTCAGATTGACGGCAAAACATACACCAAAACAACCAACAATAAAGGACAGGTTTCACTGAATCTGAATTTGAAAAGTGGAACTTATACTGTTTTAAGCAGCTGCAGCGGAAACAGTGAATTTGAAGGGGCTACCGCCAAAAGTACAGTGACCATCAAAAGTACAATCAAAGCCAATGATTTTTCAAAATACTATAAAAACAGTGCATCATACTCTTCAACATTTTATGATAAAAAAGGAAAGCTCCTGAAAAATACTGCAGTAAAATATAAGCTGAACGGGAAAACCTATTCAGTTAAAACCAGCACCAAAGGAATTGCAAAACTGGCTATTGATTTGAAACCCAGATCATACCCAATTTCGATAATAAACTCCAAAACAACAGAAACAATCACAAAAACTGTCACGATAAATTCTTTAATAGTCAGCAATGATTTAACATTCAGCGAGAACAAAAAAGGAAAATTCAATGTTAAAATATTAAACAGCAACGGTAAAGTCTCAGCCAAACAGAAAGTGACCATCAAGATTGACGGCAAAACCTATACAAAAACAACAAACAGCAAAGGAATTGCAACTCTTGAATTAAGTTTAATTGGAGGAGAATACACAATAACCACCCAATACTCCGGGCTTAAGTCCACAAATAATATTACCGTAAACAAGATTATTAAATCAAGCAGTTTTATCCATACCCTGCTGATACCAACCTATGCCAACATCACAACAGAACATGTCTTCGACTATCCAGGATATACCTTGAAAAGCGGTTTGAATGGGATTATTAAAATGCCTAAAAATGAATTATTCGCCATTCAGATTGGAAATAAAAGCCATATGTTTTCAAATATCCCATTTGACGGGATTACATCAACACTAATAGGTTATAAATACCACTTGATTCCGCTGGATGGCAGTAAAATAATAAGCGACACCGACAAAAGCAAGCTAAAAGGAGAAGGAATAATCATCTCAAGAAGCGGAGGTTTTACACAAATCGATTATCAGTCAAAAACAAGTGATAATGTAGAATTGTTTGGAATTTATGCAGATAAAGGACTTATGAACAGTGAAACATTCACATATATGCAAAATGACAAAATAACCGCAAAAGTCAATGTTTTAACTCAAAGCTTTGACGAATTCGGATTAAGATATAGCCTATCCAAGTTTTACCAAAAAACAATATATGATTTCAATTACAAAAGCTATGATGAAATAACAAATCACAATACCGATTGCATCAGATTCGTCAATACAAATACTCCAGTTACATTTTCATACTTTGGAAAAAGCATTGCAGGTTATGTGTCAAAAGAGAAAATAATTACCAAATTTATTGTTAATGGAAAAGAAGAACTTGAACAGAAAGAGACCATAAGCTACGGATTAGGAGAAAAATATCGAAAAACCGTAGGGTTTGAAGTTCTGCAGGCGTACAGCATAATAACAGAAAAAATCACTTCAAAAACATTGGAAAACTGGGTAAAAAATAATAAGATTTACTTGAACAGGTTTGGTGTGATGAACGCATATGGAATGCATCTGGCTTCACTAGAGACATTCTGGCTTGCAGATAAGTTAGCTGATGAATATTCAAGTGATTTTGGAGTTACATGGAAAAGAACAAAAGCTGCAACAATACTTGGCGGAATAAACCTGGAAGATACTTATCTAAACATTTTAAATGCAGATATGGGAATGGAAGTTAAGGGAAATGCGGACAATATCAATTCATTCAGATTAATAAATTCACTTCAGTTACCCAATATCGAAGAATACTGCTTAGATTCCGTATCATTAAGATATTTGGATTTTACCACAAATTCACAGGACAATATGTACATAGCAATAAACAACAATAAATCCAGTATCGCACAATTAGGAGAAATGCTATACATCTTTTCAGAAGATGGGAGCAACTCAGCAATCATCGTCAACACAACAAGCGGCGTAGCCAGCGTGATTCATGAACACAACAATGCCACATATAAAGGGTCCTCCATTTCAACTGTCTGTGATTGCTGCAGCATTGTTCAACTGGCCAATGACATTATGGGCGGAGTAAATAATGCATTAAACATTTTTTCAAATGCAAAAACTAAAATAAAAGACTTTATGGATCAGATTCACCCCATGAGTAAAATTGCCTATAAAATGCTGACACAGGCAGGAGGGAAAATTTTAACAGGAGTGACAAAAGCAACTTTAGGCATAATCGGAAACATGGTTTTTATTCAGCAGCTTGGAGTAGACTATAGGGAAACCAAAGATCAAAAAGACTGGTATAAATTTATGGACACAATTACATTTACCAGACCTGGTTATCTTCAAAATAAAAAAGTTTACAATATTCCCAATAGTAAAGGAGGATATGATTACCTTGAAGTTAAACTAAATAGTGACTTGAGCCTAGACAGGGACAATGCAATATATATAAGTGATGGAAAATCAAAAAAGTTAAGTAGAGCCGAAACTTATAGTTATTTCAGTGACGAATATTGGTCGCCGATTAATGTCCCAACAAAATATTGGGATAAAAGTTGGACGGGAATGAAATGAACAATAAAGACATAATATTAATAGTAGCATTATTCATCATATTTGGCGTGCTGATTTTTACTACACCATACATTGATGGTCGAATATCCCTAGACATATGGATATTCTTTATTATATTAATTTTTGCAGCAATAATAGTCCGAATAATGATGGCACTTGGAAAAAAATCTAAAAATGAGATAATTGATAATTTTACTAATCAAAACCAGATTATTCAAATATTGGGCATTACATTCTTCATATCAGTCGTATATGAATTAATTACAGGCCATGACTTAAAAATTACCTGGTATTTACTTGGTTTTATAATAATTGTTACATTTTTAGAATGGTTTTTCGAAAAAGAATAAATGGTAAAAAGTTAAAATAATTAATTTATTTTAACTTACTTTTTTAATTTTATAATTGAATAGCTTCCTGAGCTACTTCATCATTGTCTTCATCATCATATAAGATGTGAGCCAATTTTAATAACTTTTCCTGACCTTTAACTTCATCCTTAAATAAAGGAACTTCAGCTATGTGCTGTTCTGGGAACTTTTGGTCAATTAATGCTAAACGTTTTTGCTGCAATTTATGTCTTGAATGGCAGAAATCACAGTCACAGATATCAGGCATTACCTGATTTACAATAACGCTGTCAACGGTTATGTCATATTTTCCTAAAGCTTCCAGAGCTCTTTCGGATTCATAGATTGACATTTCTTCTGGAATTACTACCATTTTGAAGGTTGTTCTGTCAGGGTCTGACAATACTTCTTTTGCCTTGTCGATTTGTTCTTTTGTTCTTTTAAGGTCTTCTGAAGTTTGAGGATCGTCAACTGCATCCATAAATGGCATGATTTTTTTAAGTGCATTTGTTGCAGTTCCGAGTTTTGCTTTAAGCATCATCATTTTACCTACCCAAGAGTCCATAACTTCAGGGAAGGACAATAACCTTAAGGTGTGTCCGGTCGGTGCTGTATCAAACACTACAACATCAAATTCATCTGAATTCATTACACCCATAAACATTTCAAATGCGGCCGCTTCATCTGCACCAGGGGATGATGATGCCATGTCCAACTGGTCGGATAAAAAGTCCATACCCAATAAACCGCCAGAATCATCAGGGTTTGCTGCTTTTTGAGCTTCCAGTTGTGCCTGTTTTTGCTCCATTGCAACATCAGGGTCAATTTCGACAGCAAATAAGTTTGTTTTGATTTCACGAGGATAACTTCCGATAGGAACTTCCAAAGAATCAGATAATGAATGAGCAGGATCAGTTGATACAATTAAAGTTTTTTTACCCTGTTCAGCTAACCATAATGCAGTAGCAGAGGATACTGAAGTTTTACCAACACCACCTTTACCACCAATAAAAATGAATGTTGTTTTATCCTTATTAAATTTAAAATAATCTCTAAATGCCAAGTAATTTACCTCCTTAAATAAACTTACTTTTAGTTACTAAATGTAATTTTAATTTTTTATAGTATATATATTTACTTATTCTCAAAATTAACACTACCAACATTACAAGTAGAGGTTTAGTGCCGAAATTTATAATCACAAAAAAAACTTTGATTAAATTATCACATTAAAAAATAGCAATATAATCATTAAACCTAATGAAATTAAACTAAATTTTTTCATACCTTCAATTCTTTTTAAGTCAAATGGCAATATTTTATTTGCAACATCAGGGGAGAGAACAAAACATTCTAAAAGTAATGCCAATACAACTAAAATTAAATCCATATTCAAAAATGAACCCTTAACAAATATATCTTTTAAAAAATTAGTTAAAGAGACACCTAAAGGCCCTGAACCCGCAGTAATGCCTAAAAACCAATAAAAAATAGGATGATATCCAATATTACCTCCACCATACACTGAACCGTTGTTTTCATTAGAGTATGCATTTCTTCTTAAAAGCATGAATATTCCTGGAAAACACACTGCTAAAGCAAATGCAATGGCATTATATAATCCATATTTTAAAGCCGCACAGAAAAAACCCCATGATACTAAAAATGACGATACAAATAAAAATAAAATTAATCCCTAATTAGTACCTTGCATTAAATCGGAGGAAAATAATTGGAATTTTTCATCAAAAAAGTCACGTTTGTATATTAAAATAGTAAACATGGTACCGACAATAGTAAAACCAGTCATAGACAGCATGAAATCGGATTTGAATAGCAATTTTAATAGTAATGAAATAATGACACTCAAGCAGATGCATTCTATAAAAATGCCCAACGAATAATATTTAAGTTCTTCATCGTTCAAATACACCCATTTTGTCCTCATGATTTCTTTTAAACTTTTGTCCATATTCCTCATGCAATATATTATTTACATATTCTATATAAAACTATTTTAATTGAAATTCCAAGTGATTTTTAGCCTGTGTTATTTCATAAAGTCGCACTTCAAAAATATTTATTATTAATGAAATTGAAACTAATTATATGTAAAAATAATCTTTGGTGAATATCATGAATAGATTAGAAATTGCTCAGGAGTTTGCAAAGACTGTAAATTCAAAATATATCCTTAAAATCATTTTGTTCGGATCCGTTGCAAGATGTGAGGATGGTGAAGATTCAGATATTGATATTTTGATAGTGTCTAATTTTCCTGAAAAAATCGAAGAACAAATCGATGATGAAGTTGCCTGGATTATGCATGAAAAAAGTGAATTAATTTCCGCCCACATCATGTCTGAAGACAGATTCAAAAATACTCAACATTTTTCTTTTTTAAGTAACGTTCTTTCTGAAGGTGTTGAAATTGGATGAAACTCAAGCATTTTTTGATAAATCAAGCAAAAAATTAACTCTTGCAAAAACAGCTTATTCTATGGAGGATTATTCGGATGCCGTTAGCTTATCTTATTATTCCATGTTTTTAGTTGCTAAGGCGTTAATTCTTAAAAAAGGAATTAAACCTCCTAAAACTCATGCAGGTTTAATTCATTTATTTAACACACATTATGTCAAGGAAGATGAATTTCCCTATGAAAAATATAAATATTTAGCATCCACTCAAGCACAACGTGAAACAGCAGATTACGATGCCATCGATGAAATTGATGAAAGGATTGCTAGAAAAAGAATCAAACAAGCTGAAGAGTTTATTAAAGAAGCAGAAAGATTCATATAATTTATTAAAGTAGTTAATCTTACAGTAACTACTGATTTTATATCTTCACTAACAGCAAAAAAACAAATTTTATTACCGACGATGACAGTATTTTATAAATTGTCTGAAAATAGTAACCTTATGATTTTCCATAATCACACTTTAGTACTAAATGTAATTTTAATTTTTTATAGTTATATAAAGTTAGTTATTTTAGCAAATATTGCAACCTCAACCACATTATTTTTCATGATTTTTTTGTAAGACCAGTTTAATCCCACCAATCACAGGCCAGGAAATTAATTATGTGTTTTTCGTCAATTCCTTCATAATCATGATGTTCATGAATGTTGAATCCGAAGTTATGAGCGAAAAACAGCTCACCTCATCAGCGAAAATCCACAGGAGTTTTTGAATACTTTCATTCAATTAGTATCGCCAATCAATTTTATAATTAATATGACCCCGCCCAATATTTAACATAGATTAAAATATGCACGTATAAATTGTACAATCTTATTTATATCAATAAAAATATATCCATTTGTACAATTCATGGTGAAAATATTATGCATATAGTAATAATCGGTGCCGGTGCGGCAGGTTTGACACTGACATCCAACCTAAGAGATAAAAACAACGAGACAGAAATAACCGTATTTACAAGAAACGAAGAGATTGCATACTCTCCTTGTGCCATTCCACTGGTGCTTGGAGGATCTGTTGACTCATTTGATGACATAGTAATGCATGATGCAGATTACTATCTAGACAAAAATATCCAGATACACTTGTCCACCGATGTGACTGATGTGGATTCATTCAAAAAAATCATAACCTACAAAAAAGATAGCGATACCGAAACAATGACATATGATAAGCTTGTGATTGCCACAGGATGTGAAACTATACCCCCTGAATTTGAAATCGAAGATATGAAAAATATCCATTCTCTGGCAAACATTGCTGACGGAAGAGCTATCCAAAAATCAATTGAAGATAGCGAAGATATCGTATGATTTCGGATGCTGATATTTCATCAAAAATAGATATTCTGTCATTAATCATTTCAAATGACATGAAATGCTTTGAAATCATTCAAAAGGAATTTTCTTATACCCCATCATTGACAACTGTTGTAAATCCTCTGGTTCAAGTGGCATTGAAAGTTGCCAAAAAGATTGATAAATAGTTTTCACTGGCATTTGATGGTCTGCCAAGTCATATCAAAATTTTTCTCAAAAATTAAATCAATATCTGCATCCGGAAAATTTAACCAGAAATATTGAGTTCCCATATACAGGATATGCAATGAATCTACAATGTTTTCGGTTGAAAAGTCCTCGGAGATTTCATTTTGCCTTTTGCCCTCTTCGACAAGATCTGTTAAAAATATTTTAATATCATTTTCTGTTTGTGAAATTATCCTGTTGACGTCATTATGGGCATGACCTATTGAGGTTAAAAGAAGAATTACACTGCTATAATTGATTTTTTCATTGATGCTTTCAATTTCCACACCTTTAATATAGTGATGTAAAATATTGAGCAATGTGTCATGGATTCTGTCCTTTGATGAACCTTCAAGAATGATTTTATCAAAATCGACTTTAATATAATCCACCATATACTTTTGAAGAATTGCTTCAAATATCTCGCTTTTATCTGAAAAATAATAATATATGCCGCCTGTTGTCAGTCCGGTATAATTTCGAATTTCACTAATTGAAATATCAATTGATCCTTTCTCCAATATTAGTTTTAGTGTTTTTTCAGCAATCAAGTCTTTGGTGTTCATCTAACCGCCCGTGTTTAAGTTATTCTGTGAATTTTATCTTTTCCCATTCCAAATCAAAATTATCTTCGAAGTCCTGAATCATATCATCAATTAAATATACTTCCCATTTATATTGAATTCCCATGTACATGATAATTAATGACTCTACAATGTCTTCCGTTGAGAAGTCCTGTCTAATTTGTCTGTTTTTTTGACCTTCCTCAATAATTTCTGTGAGAAAATCCCTCAATTCCTTTAGAATACAATGAGTATACTCCCCATAATTTTCATAAGCAAATCCCTCTCCGGTTAAAACCAGCAATACTGATCTGTAGTCTATATCACCATCAATAGATTCAATCCTGATTCCGGTTTCTTTTTGCCTGAAAATTTCAGCCATGACATCATGGATTTTTTCTTTTGCATTACCATTTATCTGTCTGAGCGTGTCTATATTGAATCTGTAATAATTCATATAATATTTTTCAATAAGTTCATCGTATATTTCTTCCTTATTTGAAAAATAGTGATATATTCCACCAATTGCAATTCCGGAGGATGCACTTATTTCTCTAATAGAAATGAGAGAGTCTTGTTTTTCTATCATTAATTTTAAAGTATTTTCTAAAATTAACTGTTTTGTATTCATACATTAAACAATTTATATTTTATAGTTATTAAATGATATAGAGAACGAACGTTCGGTTGAAGTGTAAAATTAATTTTAAGAACAAACGTTCTGTTATATTGGAAAATAAAAACTAAATTTATAGTTTTAATTCATCAAACAACAATAAGTTTATAAAACAATAAACGGAAAAATATTATTGAGTAAATTTTTTGAATGAATATTCTATAATTACTTACAAATT from Methanobrevibacter sp. includes the following:
- a CDS encoding TetR/AcrR family transcriptional regulator, which codes for MNTKDLIAEKTLKLILEKGSIDISISEIRNYTGLTTGGIYYYFSDKSEIFEAILQKYMVDYIKVDFDKIILEGSSKDRIHDTLLNILHHYIKGVEIESINEKINYSSVILLLTSIGHAHNDVNRIISQTENDIKIFLTDLVEEGKRQNEISEDFSTENIVDSLHILYMGTQYFWLNFPDADIDLIFEKNFDMTWQTIKCQ
- a CDS encoding nucleotidyltransferase domain-containing protein — translated: MNRLEIAQEFAKTVNSKYILKIILFGSVARCEDGEDSDIDILIVSNFPEKIEEQIDDEVAWIMHEKSELISAHIMSEDRFKNTQHFSFLSNVLSEGVEIG
- a CDS encoding helix-turn-helix domain-containing protein → MNTEKIVCPVDRTLNLINKKWSIQIIRDMFFGKKHFKEFKEDKPKLSNKVLSNCLKELEENGLIEKHVLDTTPITTEYHLTEYGKSMNKIIYELAMFTLHDANDNSYSDEIRNDLKKTFKEKLEIND
- a CDS encoding FAD/NAD(P)-binding oxidoreductase, whose product is MHIVIIGAGAAGLTLTSNLRDKNNETEITVFTRNEEIAYSPCAIPLVLGGSVDSFDDIVMHDADYYLDKNIQIHLSTDVTDVDSFKKIITYKKDSDTETMTYDKLVIATGCETIPPEFEIEDMKNIHSLANIADGRAIQKSIEDSEDIV
- a CDS encoding protein-ADP-ribose hydrolase, with the protein product MNTREQLDFLINYLIDERKESIEIPQDYDDKRNLLRALMNVRMPSKVSDEFLKVQDDFLTNETLNKDLTSVEDIEEVNGKLMLWQGDIATLKADAIVNAANSKLLGCFIPLHNCIDNVIHSAAGVQLRDECNTIMKIQNEDEKVGKAKITGAYNLPSKYVIHTVGPAIPQGSRPSDEDCEALASCYKSCLEIASYNELDSIAFCCISTGVFNFPQDLAAEIAVKTVSEYLKNNETTLNHVIFNVFTDDDYSIYKRLLF
- a CDS encoding cobalt-precorrin-7 (C(5))-methyltransferase, whose amino-acid sequence is MRGKIYIVGIGPGASEYLTKKAIDTVRSSDYTVGSTRAIDLFDDVAGKIAFNVKDLVDKLEEGVQLACDGNTVSILSTGDPGFSGVLNTVLRISAEKDFPKENIEVVPGISSLQLAAAKCHIQWDNANVMTFHGRENIEDILPVINNGKVTIALPSRKVKDMAQFLLDNGVEPDRKVVVCERLSYPDEKIVESSLKDIAQSEFTYMCIIVIY
- a CDS encoding TetR/AcrR family transcriptional regulator, translating into MNTKQLILENTLKLMIEKQDSLISIREISASSGIAIGGIYHYFSNKEEIYDELIEKYYMNYYRFNIDTLRQINGNAKEKIHDVMAEIFRQKETGIRIESIDGDIDYRSVLLVLTGEGFAYENYGEYTHCILKELRDFLTEIIEEGQKNRQIRQDFSTEDIVESLIIMYMGIQYKWEVYLIDDMIQDFEDNFDLEWEKIKFTE
- a CDS encoding ArsA family ATPase — translated: MAFRDYFKFNKDKTTFIFIGGKGGVGKTSVSSATALWLAEQGKKTLIVSTDPAHSLSDSLEVPIGSYPREIKTNLFAVEIDPDVAMEQKQAQLEAQKAANPDDSGGLLGMDFLSDQLDMASSSPGADEAAAFEMFMGVMNSDEFDVVVFDTAPTGHTLRLLSFPEVMDSWVGKMMMLKAKLGTATNALKKIMPFMDAVDDPQTSEDLKRTKEQIDKAKEVLSDPDRTTFKMVVIPEEMSIYESERALEALGKYDITVDSVIVNQVMPDICDCDFCHSRHKLQQKRLALIDQKFPEQHIAEVPLFKDEVKGQEKLLKLAHILYDDEDNDEVAQEAIQL
- a CDS encoding HEPN domain-containing protein, whose product is MDETQAFFDKSSKKLTLAKTAYSMEDYSDAVSLSYYSMFLVAKALILKKGIKPPKTHAGLIHLFNTHYVKEDEFPYEKYKYLASTQAQRETADYDAIDEIDERIARKRIKQAEEFIKEAERFI